One stretch of Rosistilla oblonga DNA includes these proteins:
- a CDS encoding tetratricopeptide repeat protein, producing MKTAILLIFVCLGLAPGCRAIRRTVDSRQSIEARRMSREGLAAIHQNRWEEAEKLFEAALELSRSDDRAYWGYSEVLWQKGQHAEAISHLEQAVRLSAGAPELRVRLGNMYLEEDRVDDAATQVAHVLESTRDMATAWALHGDILVRQEKLEAALASYHRAISLDRQSPQVRLAIADIYSRQQRHDRLLATVDQLEESTIPTEQAAQLEMMRGIAMRELGHPDSGAQHLQRAIALGMSGREVYHELAKTELASRRFAAASHAIRNALQLAPDDAESLSLAQNIQQAQARLAADTANDDLTQER from the coding sequence TTGAAAACTGCCATCCTCCTGATCTTCGTCTGCCTGGGCCTCGCTCCCGGTTGCCGGGCGATCCGCCGCACTGTCGACAGCCGGCAATCGATCGAAGCCCGGCGGATGTCGCGTGAGGGACTCGCCGCGATCCACCAGAATCGCTGGGAGGAAGCGGAAAAGCTGTTCGAAGCGGCGCTGGAACTGAGTCGTTCCGACGACCGTGCCTACTGGGGCTACAGCGAAGTCCTGTGGCAGAAGGGGCAGCACGCCGAAGCGATCAGTCATCTGGAACAAGCAGTCCGTCTGTCGGCCGGTGCGCCGGAACTGCGCGTCCGACTCGGCAACATGTACTTGGAAGAAGATCGCGTCGACGACGCGGCAACCCAAGTCGCACACGTCCTCGAATCGACTCGCGACATGGCAACCGCCTGGGCACTGCATGGCGATATCCTCGTCCGCCAAGAGAAACTGGAAGCCGCCTTGGCCTCCTACCACCGCGCGATCTCTCTCGACCGCCAATCCCCGCAAGTCCGGTTAGCGATCGCCGACATCTACAGCCGACAACAGCGGCACGATCGCCTGCTGGCGACAGTCGACCAATTGGAAGAATCGACCATCCCAACCGAACAAGCGGCACAACTGGAAATGATGCGAGGGATTGCGATGCGGGAACTGGGACATCCCGACAGCGGTGCCCAACATCTGCAACGAGCGATCGCGTTGGGAATGAGCGGCCGAGAGGTCTATCACGAATTGGCCAAGACGGAGCTTGCCAGTCGCCGATTCGCCGCGGCGAGCCACGCGATCCGCAACGCCCTGCAACTAGCTCCCGACGACGCCGAAAGCCTCTCGCTGGCGCAGAACATTCAACAAGCTCAAGCCCGACTGGCCGCTGACACCGCCAACGACGACCTGACGCAGGAACGTTGA
- a CDS encoding glycosyltransferase family 4 protein, which produces MRVAHVITRMIVGGAQENTLFNCLDLQRIYGDDVILITGPSLGPEGDLLQQGRAEGLKVILLPDLVRAIDPVRDWKALRAIRQTLRDFQPDVVHTHSAKGGILGRQAAHDLGVPAILHTVHGAPFHPYQSPPVRWFYKACEKRAARQCHRLISVADAMTRLLTDAGVVAAPKCTTVYSGMNVDPFLWADTHRLAVRQRLGIGDDEVVVGKIARLFHLKGHADLIQAATTVVKAHANVKFLLIGDGILRDELTDQIRQAGLEDRFCFTGLVPPEDIPEYLGAMDLLVHTSYREGLARALPQALIAGKPVISYAIDGAPEVVIDGETGFLVSAGDIDRLADRIVELVGDKKMRADLGGQGRARFTDAFRHETMTTRLREIYQQILADSAGGDR; this is translated from the coding sequence ATGCGTGTCGCTCATGTAATTACTCGGATGATCGTGGGCGGAGCTCAGGAGAATACGCTCTTCAATTGCTTGGATCTGCAACGGATCTATGGCGACGATGTGATCTTGATCACCGGTCCCAGCCTTGGCCCCGAAGGAGATCTGTTGCAGCAGGGTAGGGCGGAAGGTTTGAAAGTGATCCTGCTGCCGGACTTGGTCCGCGCGATCGATCCGGTTCGCGATTGGAAGGCGCTGCGTGCGATCCGCCAAACCCTACGCGACTTTCAGCCCGACGTCGTCCATACGCACAGCGCAAAAGGTGGGATCCTGGGACGTCAGGCGGCGCACGATCTGGGCGTTCCGGCGATCCTGCATACGGTTCACGGTGCGCCGTTTCATCCCTACCAATCGCCGCCGGTCCGCTGGTTTTATAAGGCCTGCGAAAAGCGAGCGGCCCGGCAATGCCATCGCCTGATTTCGGTCGCCGATGCGATGACGCGGTTGCTGACCGACGCGGGAGTTGTCGCGGCACCGAAGTGCACGACGGTCTACAGCGGCATGAACGTCGATCCGTTTCTGTGGGCCGACACGCATCGGTTGGCCGTTCGCCAGCGGTTGGGAATCGGCGACGATGAAGTTGTCGTCGGCAAGATCGCTCGGCTGTTTCATCTGAAAGGACATGCCGATCTGATCCAGGCGGCGACCACCGTGGTGAAGGCTCACGCAAACGTCAAGTTCCTGTTGATTGGCGATGGGATCTTGCGCGACGAACTGACCGATCAGATTCGCCAGGCTGGGCTGGAGGATCGATTCTGCTTCACCGGTTTGGTGCCGCCCGAAGATATCCCCGAATACTTGGGAGCGATGGATCTGTTGGTCCACACTTCGTATCGCGAAGGGCTTGCCCGCGCGTTGCCTCAGGCGTTGATCGCTGGCAAACCGGTGATCAGTTACGCGATCGATGGCGCTCCGGAAGTTGTGATCGATGGCGAGACGGGGTTCCTGGTTTCGGCGGGGGATATCGATCGCTTGGCCGACCGAATTGTGGAACTGGTTGGTGACAAAAAAATGCGTGCGGATTTAGGAGGGCAGGGGAGGGCACGGTTTACGGACGCGTTCCGACACGAAACAATGACAACCCGTTTGAGAGAAATTTATCAGCAGATCCTGGCAGATTCCGCTGGCGGTGATCGCTGA
- a CDS encoding IS4 family transposase, which produces MTARKSHSMSSDARTQNLSAAFELLKQWTDIGDADVFEELGPAAVYKTSVVLWLMLFQRLNPKASLRDAVLHFIATAPPELKTNKRLREGSLSTKSSSYSDARHRLSLKAAHWFQERVASSIVNSTAPTWGDRRVFLIDGTTFTLAPVAELQAAYPPASNQYGESVWPIAYVVFAHELSSGAAVPEEIGAMYGPNAVSETRLAQTLMKRLPAKSIIMADAGFGIFSTAYHAHLNGHNFVLRLKKDRFNRIRKRAELIHSTATSKSYRVSWTPSAKERVTNPDLPSDCVIAAMIHELKIGEESLYLVEDIDATPKQLRDLYWKRNDIEVDIRNIKLVIGTEEIRAKSKEMFLKEFALSMVAYNLATQLRRQAAVIAECEPRELSFTGVWSVYRHMLQGIEVSDPGRWIERLDRVLHYASKQKLPNRPGRSYPREAYARRPKTTHFQKRRKKSKPNDPEEPTSK; this is translated from the coding sequence TTGACTGCCAGAAAAAGCCATTCCATGTCGAGCGATGCAAGAACTCAGAACCTTAGTGCGGCTTTCGAACTGCTCAAACAGTGGACGGACATCGGCGATGCCGATGTGTTTGAAGAGCTTGGGCCAGCGGCCGTCTATAAAACAAGTGTAGTTCTGTGGCTGATGCTCTTCCAGCGCCTCAACCCCAAGGCGAGTCTGCGAGATGCCGTTCTCCACTTTATCGCAACGGCTCCCCCGGAACTCAAGACGAACAAGCGACTTCGTGAGGGTTCGCTTTCGACGAAGAGCAGCAGTTACAGCGATGCACGACATCGGCTCAGCTTGAAGGCAGCTCATTGGTTCCAAGAGCGTGTCGCGTCGTCGATCGTTAACTCGACGGCGCCGACATGGGGTGACCGGCGTGTGTTCTTGATCGATGGAACGACCTTTACACTGGCTCCAGTGGCCGAGCTTCAGGCCGCTTACCCACCCGCCTCTAACCAGTACGGCGAAAGTGTGTGGCCAATCGCGTATGTGGTTTTCGCACATGAACTCAGCTCGGGGGCAGCAGTGCCTGAGGAGATTGGAGCTATGTATGGCCCAAACGCCGTCTCAGAAACTCGGCTTGCTCAAACTCTCATGAAGCGACTCCCGGCTAAATCCATCATCATGGCCGACGCTGGGTTCGGAATATTTTCGACTGCTTATCATGCCCATTTGAATGGACACAATTTTGTTCTACGGCTAAAGAAAGATCGATTCAATCGAATTCGGAAGCGGGCAGAGCTAATCCATTCGACAGCCACTTCGAAAAGCTACCGGGTGTCCTGGACTCCTTCGGCCAAGGAACGAGTAACCAATCCAGACCTCCCATCCGACTGTGTCATAGCGGCGATGATCCATGAATTGAAGATCGGGGAAGAGAGCCTCTACCTCGTCGAGGATATCGATGCGACGCCCAAGCAACTGCGCGATCTGTACTGGAAACGCAACGATATCGAAGTCGATATCCGCAACATCAAACTGGTAATCGGTACCGAAGAGATCCGAGCGAAGTCGAAGGAGATGTTTCTCAAAGAGTTCGCCTTGTCGATGGTAGCGTACAATTTAGCGACCCAATTGCGTCGCCAAGCCGCAGTGATTGCCGAGTGTGAGCCCCGCGAATTAAGCTTTACGGGCGTGTGGTCTGTCTACCGTCACATGCTGCAGGGGATTGAAGTCAGTGACCCCGGTCGTTGGATCGAACGTTTGGATCGCGTGCTGCACTACGCCTCAAAGCAAAAGCTTCCCAACCGCCCAGGCCGCAGTTATCCACGCGAGGCCTACGCCCGCCGCCCCAAAACCACCCACTTCCAGAAACGAAGAAAGAAAAGTAAACCCAACGATCCAGAAGAACCAACGTCAAAGTGA
- the ppk1 gene encoding polyphosphate kinase 1, with protein MNKPEPLPENRFFNRELSWLEFNQRVLDHADDENNPALERLKFLAITSSNLDEFFMVRVGGLILQSRRPESFTDPSGRSTAEQLSAIRTRYRKMVDDQYRILLEDIEPTLQAHGIARVTMSEAGEQHQKTVRSVFQTLIQPVLSPQIVSSGEFPLVQVLTIQLCVRLKGLTEETPWDYAIIPLGRAVGRVVTLPTEGGYAYALLEDVVAHHIDEFFNGREVAECIAFRVTRNADIAIQEDSARDLMVGMEELLESRRTSGCVRLEIDERVSEEMLQFLSDKMDLCDQNITSMRGPLDLTYLFQLAGLKGFSALRDPHWAPQHSPEIDPAESMFDNIAQRDLLLLHPYEQFDPVVRLIQEAAEDPDVLAIKQVLYRTSRNSPIVAALMRAAERGKYVTAIVELKARFDEARNIEWAREMEASGVQVVYGVRGLKTHAKICIVVRRETQGIARYVHFGTGNYNEATAALYGDVSMMTCNEEFGADATNFFNSVIGASQPQQFHQLSMAPTSLRTRVLSLIENETRRRAQGQRAVIVAKMNALVDNTIIDALYRASQAGVKIKLNIRGICCLKPGVPGLSENIEVTSIIDRFLEHARIAYFHHGGDEAVFISSADWMPRNLDRRVELFVPVQDTACRQKLLQSLDTYFQDNVNAWQLGPDGVYTRKTPTKGKRFRAQEVLYNTVVAEVKKAEHVRRTHFETHQAEPK; from the coding sequence GTGAATAAACCGGAACCGTTGCCAGAAAATCGCTTCTTCAACCGCGAACTCAGTTGGCTTGAATTCAACCAACGCGTGTTGGATCACGCCGATGATGAGAACAATCCCGCCCTGGAACGGCTGAAATTCCTGGCGATCACCAGTTCCAATCTGGACGAGTTTTTTATGGTCCGCGTTGGCGGGCTGATCCTGCAAAGCCGGCGCCCCGAATCGTTCACCGACCCGTCGGGGCGGAGCACCGCGGAACAGTTGTCCGCGATCCGCACGCGCTATCGCAAAATGGTCGACGACCAGTACCGGATCCTGCTGGAAGACATCGAACCGACGCTGCAGGCTCACGGCATCGCACGGGTCACGATGAGTGAGGCGGGAGAACAACATCAAAAGACGGTCCGCTCGGTTTTCCAAACCTTGATCCAACCGGTCCTCTCGCCACAGATCGTCAGCAGCGGGGAATTCCCGCTGGTCCAAGTGCTGACCATCCAGCTGTGCGTTCGCTTGAAAGGCCTGACCGAAGAGACGCCTTGGGACTATGCGATCATTCCACTGGGCCGAGCCGTGGGACGCGTGGTCACGCTGCCGACCGAAGGGGGCTACGCCTACGCCCTGCTGGAAGATGTCGTCGCTCACCACATCGATGAGTTCTTCAACGGGCGTGAAGTCGCCGAGTGCATCGCGTTTCGCGTCACTCGCAACGCCGACATCGCGATCCAAGAAGACTCCGCCCGCGACCTGATGGTCGGGATGGAAGAACTGCTGGAGAGTCGCCGCACCTCGGGCTGCGTTCGTCTGGAAATCGACGAGCGCGTGAGCGAAGAGATGCTGCAGTTCTTGAGCGACAAGATGGATCTGTGCGATCAAAACATCACGTCGATGCGCGGCCCACTGGACCTGACCTACCTGTTCCAACTGGCTGGGCTGAAAGGATTTTCGGCGCTCCGCGATCCGCACTGGGCTCCACAGCATTCCCCCGAGATCGATCCCGCCGAATCGATGTTCGACAACATCGCCCAACGCGACCTGTTGCTGCTGCACCCCTACGAACAATTTGACCCCGTCGTCCGGTTGATCCAGGAGGCAGCGGAGGATCCCGACGTGCTGGCGATCAAACAGGTGCTGTACCGAACCAGCCGCAACAGCCCGATCGTTGCGGCATTGATGCGAGCGGCGGAGCGAGGCAAATACGTCACCGCGATCGTCGAACTGAAGGCCCGTTTCGATGAAGCTCGCAACATCGAATGGGCTCGCGAAATGGAAGCCTCCGGCGTGCAAGTCGTCTACGGCGTCCGCGGCCTCAAGACGCACGCCAAGATCTGCATCGTCGTCCGCCGCGAAACGCAAGGCATCGCCCGCTACGTTCACTTCGGCACGGGGAACTACAACGAAGCAACAGCCGCTCTCTACGGCGACGTCAGCATGATGACCTGCAACGAAGAATTCGGCGCCGACGCGACCAACTTCTTCAATTCAGTGATCGGAGCCAGCCAGCCGCAGCAGTTCCATCAATTGTCGATGGCCCCGACCAGCTTGCGAACGCGCGTCTTATCACTGATCGAAAACGAAACTCGCCGCCGCGCTCAAGGCCAACGCGCGGTGATCGTGGCGAAGATGAACGCGCTGGTCGACAACACGATCATCGATGCCCTGTATCGCGCCAGCCAAGCGGGCGTGAAGATTAAACTGAACATTCGCGGCATCTGCTGCCTGAAGCCGGGCGTCCCGGGGCTCAGCGAAAACATCGAGGTCACCAGCATCATCGATCGCTTCCTCGAACACGCGCGAATCGCCTACTTCCACCACGGCGGCGACGAAGCTGTCTTCATCAGCAGCGCCGACTGGATGCCTCGCAACCTCGACCGCCGCGTCGAACTGTTTGTCCCGGTGCAAGATACCGCCTGCCGGCAGAAGCTGCTGCAGTCGCTGGACACCTATTTCCAGGACAACGTCAACGCTTGGCAACTGGGACCCGATGGCGTCTACACACGCAAAACGCCGACCAAAGGCAAGCGTTTCCGGGCTCAAGAAGTCCTATACAACACGGTCGTTGCCGAAGTCAAAAAGGCGGAACACGTGCGGCGGACACACTTCGAAACGCACCAAGCCGAACCGAAGTAG
- a CDS encoding efflux RND transporter permease subunit, with the protein MIFPAPDIPRLLVSNRYLLLVIAVAVFALAWSIDQRLQFDRRIERMFPEADPAAQAYQQLKETFGGNEVAMLTYPNADLFDRSGAGLKLQRELMQRIEALPGVASVLSLAKVDAALTKMRPAALFFAADSAPEILADDQLATAFRELFAGYTHSDDGDYAALVVMLDPQRTTDDGQDAAVAGLREIAATLPAEHQPASLVGEPVLVSEGFSMVQADGRRLGLVTLSLLSVAMFVMFRSLRWVLVQVVVICWSVVCTRALVALVGLQLTLVSSMLTAVVTVIAVASIIHLAVADRNARLRGRSGREATVLGLRSVLRPIAWACLTDAVGFAALSVSDVGPIRDFGWMMAIGALVVLVAIVLFVPGLASIGPAGGGSRPRQTNRRVRHAMYAGYHWLTLHRRIALAALVLLTIGISLGLGRLTIETNFIRNFRANHPLAIDYRIVESDLGGAGVWDVLLPAPDLLSSEYLASVRELEDRLRAIGDQPDARLSKVFSIADADEAASTSPLLAIAPPSLRIAGMRASMPYFIDALVAGPSTDGKPAMLRMMIRSSEQVPAETKQQLIASVRQTVREHTASDRWKAFFEETQPAVEPQVTGYYVLMTGLVSGLVADQWICFGVASLGVFGMLWIVARSLKLAVCGMLPNMLPILGVLALLGCWGTPVNLGTAMIAAVSIGISIDGSIHFLCAYRRHRIGHGVQRSIASVYQTVGIAVILATLSLTIGFSTLATSPFIPTATFGVLVSITLVVSSIANLTLLPFMIRIVDGTGSR; encoded by the coding sequence ATGATCTTCCCCGCGCCCGACATTCCCCGCTTGCTCGTCTCCAATCGCTATCTGTTGCTGGTGATTGCAGTCGCAGTTTTTGCGCTGGCTTGGTCGATCGATCAACGGTTGCAGTTCGATCGGCGGATCGAGCGGATGTTTCCCGAAGCTGATCCGGCGGCGCAGGCTTACCAACAATTAAAAGAGACCTTCGGCGGCAACGAGGTCGCGATGTTGACCTATCCCAATGCCGATCTGTTCGATCGCAGCGGGGCAGGGCTGAAGTTGCAGCGAGAGTTGATGCAGCGGATCGAAGCGCTGCCGGGGGTGGCGAGTGTGTTGAGTCTCGCCAAAGTCGATGCTGCCCTGACCAAGATGCGTCCGGCCGCGTTGTTCTTCGCCGCCGATTCCGCTCCGGAAATCCTGGCCGACGATCAATTAGCCACCGCGTTTCGTGAACTGTTTGCCGGCTACACGCACTCCGACGATGGCGACTACGCCGCACTGGTCGTGATGTTGGACCCGCAGCGCACAACAGACGACGGCCAAGACGCCGCGGTCGCTGGGCTTCGCGAAATCGCGGCGACGCTACCCGCCGAGCACCAGCCGGCGAGTTTGGTCGGCGAGCCGGTTTTGGTGAGCGAAGGTTTTTCGATGGTCCAAGCCGATGGTCGGCGCTTGGGATTGGTGACGCTGTCGCTGTTGTCCGTCGCGATGTTTGTGATGTTCCGCTCGCTTCGCTGGGTGCTGGTGCAAGTCGTTGTGATATGTTGGTCGGTCGTCTGCACCAGAGCTTTGGTCGCCTTAGTCGGTCTTCAGTTAACACTTGTCAGTTCGATGTTGACCGCGGTGGTGACCGTGATCGCCGTGGCGTCGATTATTCATCTTGCGGTGGCCGACCGCAACGCGCGGCTGCGTGGCCGGTCGGGACGCGAAGCGACCGTGTTGGGGCTGCGCAGTGTGCTGCGGCCGATCGCTTGGGCTTGTCTGACCGATGCGGTCGGCTTCGCCGCGCTGTCGGTATCCGACGTGGGGCCGATTCGCGATTTCGGATGGATGATGGCGATCGGAGCCCTGGTCGTGTTGGTCGCGATCGTTTTGTTTGTGCCCGGCTTGGCCTCGATAGGACCGGCCGGCGGAGGCTCGCGTCCGCGGCAGACCAACCGCCGCGTGCGGCACGCGATGTATGCCGGTTACCATTGGCTGACGCTGCATCGGAGGATCGCGCTCGCCGCGCTTGTGTTGCTGACGATTGGGATTTCGCTGGGGCTGGGGCGGCTGACGATCGAGACTAATTTCATTCGAAACTTTCGCGCCAATCATCCGCTTGCGATCGATTACCGCATCGTTGAATCGGATCTTGGCGGAGCGGGTGTGTGGGATGTTTTGTTGCCGGCTCCCGATCTCCTTTCCAGCGAATATCTGGCCAGCGTGCGCGAGTTGGAAGATCGGCTGCGTGCGATCGGCGACCAGCCCGACGCGCGGTTGAGCAAAGTCTTTAGTATCGCCGACGCCGACGAAGCGGCTAGTACTTCGCCGCTGCTTGCGATCGCGCCGCCGTCGCTGCGGATCGCTGGCATGCGAGCGTCGATGCCATATTTCATCGACGCCTTGGTCGCCGGACCGTCGACCGATGGCAAGCCGGCGATGTTGCGCATGATGATCCGCAGCAGCGAGCAGGTGCCGGCGGAAACGAAGCAGCAATTGATCGCCAGCGTTCGGCAGACCGTTCGCGAGCATACCGCTTCGGATCGTTGGAAAGCGTTTTTTGAAGAGACGCAGCCGGCGGTCGAGCCGCAGGTGACGGGGTATTACGTGTTGATGACGGGGCTCGTCTCGGGGCTGGTTGCCGATCAATGGATCTGTTTCGGCGTTGCGTCATTGGGCGTGTTTGGGATGTTGTGGATTGTCGCCAGGTCGCTGAAGCTGGCCGTTTGTGGAATGCTGCCGAACATGCTGCCGATTCTCGGCGTCCTGGCGTTGTTGGGCTGTTGGGGGACGCCGGTGAATCTGGGGACCGCAATGATCGCCGCGGTTTCGATTGGGATCTCGATCGATGGATCGATTCATTTTCTGTGCGCGTACCGTCGGCATCGAATCGGTCACGGCGTGCAGCGATCGATCGCCAGCGTCTATCAAACCGTTGGCATCGCGGTGATCTTGGCGACGCTGTCGTTGACGATCGGGTTCTCGACGTTGGCGACCAGCCCTTTCATTCCGACGGCGACGTTTGGCGTACTGGTCAGCATCACCTTGGTTGTCAGCAGCATCGCCAACCTGACGTTGCTTCCTTTTATGATCCGCATCGTCGATGGGACTGGCTCCCGTTAA
- a CDS encoding M14 family metallopeptidase, translated as MAEDYFSSSYLRARERFRIAADAIGASCDSYQVSGAGEGGLTIDVATLGPADAPAVVVSSGVHGVEGFFGSAVQLAMLDRFSRQPPDRGLRFVLIHAINPFGFDQLRRFDEANIDLNRNFLIDPQTYKGSPAGYAALDKFLNPASPAARWELPFHLQAMALIARHGMPTLKAAVAGGQYEYPSGLFFGGSQPAASMLVVRDHCARWIGDAPSVVHLDLHSGLGRFGECQLMPVVSDAAPASAFIDAFPGRSLEFEATQQRTAYSVRGGMGQWFVDRFGDRPYRFALAEFGTYGPLRVLAALRRENRYHFQRPRDTEAQRRAKAELLECFCPRSAAWRRRVIDASLSIVDQASRWSARL; from the coding sequence ATGGCCGAAGACTATTTTTCATCGTCGTATCTGCGAGCGCGGGAACGTTTCCGAATCGCAGCGGATGCGATCGGGGCCAGCTGTGATTCGTATCAAGTCAGCGGGGCAGGGGAGGGCGGTCTAACGATCGATGTCGCCACGCTTGGCCCCGCCGATGCGCCGGCGGTTGTTGTCTCGTCGGGCGTGCATGGAGTCGAAGGCTTCTTTGGATCGGCGGTTCAGTTGGCGATGTTGGATCGATTCAGCCGGCAGCCGCCCGATCGTGGTTTGCGTTTCGTCTTGATCCACGCGATCAATCCGTTTGGCTTTGATCAGCTGCGTCGTTTCGATGAAGCGAACATCGACCTCAACCGCAATTTTCTGATCGATCCGCAAACCTATAAAGGATCGCCCGCCGGATACGCGGCACTCGACAAGTTTTTGAATCCCGCATCGCCGGCGGCGCGATGGGAGTTGCCGTTTCATCTGCAAGCGATGGCGTTGATCGCGCGTCACGGAATGCCAACGCTCAAGGCCGCTGTCGCTGGCGGGCAATACGAATATCCAAGCGGCTTGTTTTTTGGAGGCTCACAGCCCGCCGCGTCGATGCTCGTGGTGCGCGATCACTGCGCCCGTTGGATCGGCGACGCGCCGTCGGTCGTCCATCTCGATCTGCACAGCGGGTTGGGGCGATTTGGGGAGTGCCAGTTGATGCCGGTCGTCAGCGACGCGGCACCGGCGTCGGCTTTTATCGATGCGTTCCCGGGTCGTTCGCTCGAATTCGAAGCGACGCAACAGCGAACCGCTTATTCGGTCCGCGGCGGGATGGGGCAGTGGTTCGTCGATCGATTCGGCGATCGACCGTATCGATTTGCACTCGCCGAGTTCGGGACGTACGGTCCGTTGCGCGTCCTGGCTGCGCTCCGTCGCGAGAACCGTTACCATTTTCAAAGGCCTCGCGATACCGAGGCGCAGCGTCGCGCCAAAGCGGAATTGTTAGAATGCTTTTGTCCTCGATCGGCCGCATGGCGGCGACGCGTTATCGACGCCTCGCTCTCGATCGTCGATCAAGCATCGCGCTGGAGTGCCAGGCTTTAG
- a CDS encoding proteasome accessory factor PafA2 family protein: MPSRLLRRHIGLETEYATVVQTPADQEHPPSRREVYDAVCKSLTQSVPTAKARFDDCRLFLATGGAISLESCFDWMDQPGGLIEGATPECSSPRNLLVCQRAQDRLFADAVAECDLPASVCLLKNSRDAEDHVYGCQENYSADVASGPMLWAYRAGILMLIPMYMLYVAICLTLTFLGVSLLVSLKSVGAIVRGRRPCLESLLDIPNWCIRAAAGLLRIVHAPLTCLLWLVARFTAFRQQRQGLTPFLISRTILCGTGHLNARGKFSLSGKAAAINSMVGMGGYLNERPIYVFGHWLQTMCSESIISPRCLLELLGRRQRLQIGLADSNVADAAEYLKVGATSLVLDMIEAGYAKGLPKLKKPLEALQQIASDWSLIARVATNSGPMTALEIQQAYLHRCRQFVFDSEEPANSEAWDILELWEQMLDAAGQIRELPVDYEPSLAKIDWASKKWLIDQMGSDASLASRKKVDLRYHELSPNGYYHRLTGAVPCCSIVEVDEISSAMRMPPKDTPASRRGNLIREFAGSETAISASWSHVIIGSGKSRRTFAVKPPRRPAPLTKRDRH, encoded by the coding sequence GTGCCCAGCCGGTTGCTGCGCCGCCACATCGGGCTGGAAACCGAATACGCCACGGTCGTTCAAACGCCAGCCGACCAGGAACATCCGCCATCGCGACGCGAGGTTTACGATGCGGTCTGCAAGAGCCTGACGCAATCGGTCCCGACGGCCAAGGCGAGGTTCGATGATTGCCGATTGTTCCTCGCGACCGGCGGTGCGATCTCGCTGGAATCGTGCTTCGACTGGATGGACCAACCGGGCGGATTGATCGAAGGAGCGACTCCCGAATGCAGCAGCCCACGCAATCTGCTGGTCTGCCAACGCGCTCAAGATCGGCTGTTCGCCGACGCGGTCGCCGAATGCGACCTCCCCGCTTCGGTCTGCTTGCTGAAGAACTCCCGCGATGCCGAAGACCATGTCTACGGATGCCAAGAGAATTATTCGGCCGACGTCGCCAGCGGCCCGATGCTGTGGGCCTACCGCGCCGGGATCTTGATGCTGATCCCGATGTACATGCTGTACGTCGCGATCTGCCTGACGCTAACCTTTTTAGGCGTTTCGCTGCTGGTCTCGCTGAAGAGTGTCGGCGCGATCGTTCGCGGCCGCCGCCCCTGCCTGGAAAGCCTGCTGGACATTCCCAACTGGTGCATCCGCGCCGCCGCGGGACTGCTGCGAATCGTCCACGCTCCGCTGACGTGCCTGCTGTGGTTGGTCGCCCGCTTCACCGCCTTCCGCCAACAACGCCAAGGGCTCACCCCGTTCCTGATCTCCCGGACGATCCTCTGCGGTACGGGACATTTAAATGCTCGTGGCAAGTTCTCGCTTTCGGGCAAAGCCGCCGCGATCAACAGTATGGTCGGCATGGGCGGTTATCTGAACGAGCGGCCGATCTATGTCTTCGGTCACTGGTTGCAAACGATGTGCAGCGAATCGATCATCTCGCCCCGCTGCCTGCTGGAACTGCTGGGGCGACGTCAGCGACTGCAGATCGGATTGGCCGATTCGAACGTCGCCGATGCGGCGGAATATTTAAAAGTCGGCGCGACAAGCCTCGTCCTGGACATGATCGAAGCGGGCTACGCCAAGGGGCTGCCCAAGCTGAAGAAACCGCTCGAGGCGCTGCAACAGATCGCCAGCGACTGGAGCCTGATCGCTCGTGTGGCGACTAACAGCGGTCCGATGACAGCACTGGAAATCCAGCAAGCCTACTTGCACCGCTGCCGCCAATTCGTCTTCGACAGCGAGGAACCGGCGAACTCCGAAGCCTGGGACATCCTCGAACTGTGGGAGCAGATGCTCGACGCAGCCGGGCAGATCCGCGAACTGCCAGTCGATTACGAACCCTCGCTGGCCAAGATCGACTGGGCCTCCAAAAAGTGGCTGATCGATCAGATGGGAAGCGATGCCAGCCTGGCGTCGCGAAAAAAGGTCGATCTGCGGTACCACGAACTCTCACCCAACGGATATTACCACCGTTTAACGGGAGCGGTTCCCTGCTGTTCGATCGTCGAAGTCGACGAGATTTCCAGCGCGATGCGGATGCCTCCCAAAGACACCCCCGCGTCGCGGCGAGGCAATTTAATCCGCGAATTTGCTGGCTCCGAGACCGCCATCTCCGCCTCTTGGTCGCACGTGATCATCGGCAGCGGCAAGAGTCGCCGGACGTTTGCGGTCAAACCGCCCCGGCGTCCCGCTCCTCTGACTAAACGCGACCGGCATTGA